GGCATGGCGCTCAAGTCGATCGCTTCGGGCAAATACGACTTCTTCGTCGACCAGGGCATCATCCCCCGCTTCGGACGCCCTGAAGACACCGCCCGCGCCGTGCGCCTGCTGCTCCATCCCGACAACTACATCACCGGCCAGATCCTCACCATCGACGGTGGCCTCACCCTGCGCCGCGACAAGTAAGCTGTGGCATACTCGGGGCCTCTCGACCACTGAATTGGAGGACTGATTCGATGCATTCATTGACGCGCTTGAGATGGGCAGGGGTTTTGTTGTTGATCGCGGTTGTGACCTCTCCGGATCTGGTTTGGGACGGCTCGGGGACGGCTTACGCCTTTCAAGAAGAAGAAGGCGACGAACCGCAAGAAGGCCAGAGGGGTTCGCGGGGACGCCGTGGCGGTGGCGAGGAGGAGGAGAAGATCAAGCCCTACGGCGAAGTCATCACCGACAAGGCCGAGACCGACGAGGGCATCTTCAAGGTCCACAAGATCGAAGACAAGTACTACTACGAGATTCCTCGGTCGGAGATGGGCAAGGATTTCCTGTGGGTGACGACCATCGCCAAGACCACCCTGGGAGTCGGCTATGGAGGCCAGCGGCTGGACAACCGGGTGGTGCGCTGGGAGAGGCGCGGAGACCAGATTCTGCTGCGCGACGTGGAGTACGACATCGTGGCCGATCCCGGCCATCCCATCGCCCTGGCGGTGGAGGCCGCTAACAACCCCGCCATTATCCAAGCCTTCGCCGTCAAAGCCGAAGGGGGGGACGACTCATCTCCCACGGCCGTCATCGAGGTGACGCCGTTGTTTTCGCGCGAGGTGCAGGAATTCAGCGCGCGCTCCCGCTTGCAGGCCCGCAACATGGACCGCGGACGCTCTTTCGTCGACCGCATCGACTCCTTCCCCACCAACATCGAGGCGCGGGCCACCCACACCTACACCAAGCCGCCCGAGAGCGGCGGTTCAGGGGGACGGCGCGGACCTCAGCCATCCTCCCGCTTCAGGCGCGGCATGGATCCCGGCAGCGCCACCGTGCAGATTCATTCCAGCATGGTCAAGCTGCCCGAAGACCCCATGATGCCGCGGCTGCATGACGAGAGGGTGGGTTACTTCTCGGTGCGCCAGACCGACTACTCGCGTCCTGAGCACAAGGCCGTGGAACGGCGCTACATCACGCGCTGGCGGCTGCAGAAAAAGGACCCCTCGGCCGAGCTTTCCGAACCGCTCGAGCCCATCGTCTACTGGGTCGATCCGGCCACGCCGCCACAATGGATCCCCTACGTCAAGAGGGGAGTGGAGAAGTGGCAGGCGGCCTTCGAAGAGGCCGGATTCAAAAACGCCATCATCTGCAAAGAAGCGCCCGCGCCCGAAGAAGATCCCGAATGGCATCCCGAGGACGCCCGCTACTCGGTCATCCGCTGGCTGCCGTCGGACATCGAAAACGCCAGCGGACCTCATGTCCACGACCCCCGCACGGGGCAGATCCTGGAGACCGACATCCAGTTCTATCACAACGTCCAGAACCTGCTCCGATCGTGGTACTTCCTGCAGGTGGGGCATCTGGATGAGCGGGCCCAGCAGTTCCCCTTTCCCGACGAACTGATGGGGGTGCTGCTCGAGTACGTGGTGGCCCACGAGGTGGGACACACCCTGGGCTTTCCCCACAACATGAAGGCCAGCTCCACCTATCCGCTGGAAAAGGTGCGCGACCCGGAGTGGGTCAGGACCATGAGCCACACCCCCACCCTGATGGACTATTCCCGCTTCAACTACGTGGCTCAGCCCGAGGACGGGATTCCCATCGAAGACCTCATCCCCAAAATCGGCCCTTACGACAAATGGGCCGTCATGTGGGGCTACAAGCCCATCCCCGGGGCCTCCACTCCCGACGAGGAGAAGGCGGTGCTGGACGAGTGGGCCCGTGCCCAGGACGACAAGCCATGGCTGCGCTTTTCCACCGACGGAAGCCAGGGATCGGATCCGGGCGAGTTGACCGAGGCGGTGGGCGACGCCGACGCTGTGGCGGCCAGTGAGTTGGGACTCAAGAACCTGCAGCGGGTGGCCGACATGCTGCTCGACGTCACCACCCAAGAGGGTGAGAACTGGGATGACCTTGACGAACTCTACGGCCGCTTGCTGGGCCAATGGGTGCGGGAGATGGGTCACGTGGCGGCTCTGGTGGGCGGCTTCGACTCCCAGCAGATCCATGGGGGGCAGCAGGGCGTCCGCTTCCAGCCCGTTTCCAGGGAGCGCCAGTCGGAGGCCGTCGGCTTTCTCAACGAGAACGCCTTCGTAACGCCGCAATGGCTGATCCGCAAGGAGATTCTGCGCCGCATCGAACCGGCTGGAGTGCTGGAGCGCGTGGGCAGCGCCCAGAGACGCGTTCTGGGATCGCTCCTCAGTTCCAACCGCTTCAACCGGCTGGTGGAGCAGGAAGCGCTGGATCCCTCGGTGGCCTATCAGCCGGCTCAGTTCCTCGACGATTTGAGGCGAGGCGTCTTCAGCGAGCTCTACCAGCAGTCCGTGCAGGTCGATGCTTACCGACGCAACTTGCAGCGGGCCTATCTGGAACTGGCCGATTCACGGCTCAACGGCAGCGACGGCGCGGACGATGACATGCGTCCCTTCCTGCGCGGCGAACTGATGGAAATCAGCAGCCGGGCCGAGAACTCGCTGAGCCGGGCTGCCGACACGGCTTCGCGCTACCACTTGCAGGACGTCCACGACCGCATCGAGCGCATCCTCGACCCCCGCTTCCCGTCCTCGGACGGCTCCGATGCTGCCGGCCGGTTCGGCGGCCTTGATGAGCAGTTGGACGAGGAAACGTCCTGCTGGCCCGACCTCGTCATCCGACCCTAGGGCGACCTGCGGTCGCAAGGCCCAATCCCCAAGGACCAACTCACAACTCTCACAACTCACAACTCTCGACTTGTGAGTCTTGTGAGTTGGTCCTTTGGGAGTCGGCTATTGCGAAGCTGCTGCTTCCACGATCTTGGCCCATAGCTCGTCGGACAGAGTCTGCCCGGTCTCCAGCAGCGTCTTCAGGTTGCACAGCACCGCCGGCCAACCCAGGGTCACGCCGTGCTCCATGTCCGAGCCCGGCTCCAGTTGGCTGTGGGTGACGGTCAGGCGGCAGTCCGAACCCATTTCCTCGATGATGATGGTGACCCGCGAAAGCTTGGACTCATCATCGATGTCCTGGGGATAAGCCCAGGTGATGACCAGCTTTCGCGGCGGATCGACCTCGACCACCCGTCCGGCGATGTCGACCTCGCCGCTGCCGTCGGCGCGCACGTGCTCCCAACGGGCTCCCGGCTTCCACTCCGAGACGTTGTAGTGCTGCCAGTAGGCCTCGGTCATGTCGCGGTCCATCAGGCCCTGCCAGACCTCTTCGGGGCTGGCAGCGATGTAGATTGGGTAGACAAAATCAGGGGCTCTTTGTGACACTGCTCTTCTCCCTCCAGTTGCGGTGCGGATCCCTGCAATGCGCTTGGTCGCATGTCGACCGGAATCCATCCGTTTCGCGCCGCTCCTCCAACTCGCCCAGGTAGCGCAACCGCTCTTCCAGGGTCCGCAACTGAGCGTCGTCCAGGCCGCCGGTGGCCTCCTTGCGGTAGCGGGCAATGAAAGGAACGGTCGCTCCTTCATCGAGCAGGGCGGTGGCGCTGTGCACCTGCCTTTCCTCAACCGACAACTCCCGGGCGATCTGGGCCGCAATCGAACTCATGGTCTCATTGTATGGGATTAGGCAGGCCGTTCGGAACCATGGGGAGCGTGCGTTTGCGGGTGCCGGTGGCGTCGAAGATGGCATTGCCGAGGGCGGGGGCCACGGCCACGATGGGGGTTTCGCCGGCGCCGGCCGAGGGGAGATCCTTGCGGTCGATGGTGATCACACCTCGACCTTGCGCGTGTAAACGGACACCGAGCCGTCCTCCGCGATGTGCAGCCAGGCGCTGATCTCTTGCGGAGTCTGGCGCCCGCGACGGCGCCCACCGCCGCTTTCCTGAGCCAGCGCCACTGCCTTCGGCAGCAGGAAGCCTACGGCGATGCCGCCGCCGAAGAGCTCCACAAAGCGTCGCCGCGAAAGCTCGAAACGGTAAGCCGGCAGGCGCTCGAGTTCATAGCGTTCCATTTCCAGTTGGTCGCCTGAAGGTCGTTGTGAGTTGGGATCTGTGGTTCGAGAGTCGTCCCTCATCTTCCACCTCCCGCGGGGGCCTGGGCGGCGCTGAGGATGGCTTTGAGGATGCGCGGATAGGTGCCGCAGCGGCAGACATTGCCGTTCATGAACTCGATCACCTTCAATCTTGTCCTGAGCGGGCGGCAACCATTCTTGGGGATGAGCAGTCTTATGCGGGAAACCGGGTGGGAACCGTTGGGGGTGTCTCGCCTCGATCTTTGATTGGAGGGCGGCGTGAGAGGACTGGTGCATGACGTCAAGGTGGCTTACCGGCAGTTGCTCAAGAACGGATTGACCACGGTGGCTTCGTTGGCCACCTTGGCGCTGGGAATCGGGGCCAGTACGGCTATTTTCAGCGTGGTCGAAGGGGTGCTTCTGCGTCCCTTGTCCTATCCTCAGCCCGAGCAGATCGTGAGGGTCTGGCGGGTCAACCAATCGGGCAACCACGGTCCCTCCTCCGATCCCAATTACCAGGACTGGATCGAATGGTCGAGTCATTTTCAGGCCATGGCCCAATACCGGGCCGGCACCTCGTCGGTCAGCGGAGGCAAGGAGCCGGTGCGCACCAGGGTGGCCACCGTGGCTGCCGACTTCTTCCCCATCATGGGCGTGGAAGCAGCCCTGGGACGCACCTTTGCGGGCGAATCGCTGTCGACGGGCAGCGCCCCCGTGGCGGTGGTTAGCGAGGGCTTCTGGAGGCGCATGCTGGAAGGCAACCGCGACCTCTCCTCGCTCAAGCTCAACATCTCCAACACCGCCTACAGCATCATCGGCGTCATGCCCTCCGAGTTCAATTTCCCCCGCGGAAGCGAGATCTGGGTCCCGCGTGAACTCTACCCGGTCAACAACAGCCGCACCTCGCACAACTGGTATGTCATCGCCCGCCTCAAGGACGGTTCCAGCCTGTCCCAGGCTCAAGCCGAGATGAAGGCCATCGCCCGCCGCCAGGTCGCCAGGTACG
This DNA window, taken from Acidobacteriota bacterium, encodes the following:
- a CDS encoding zinc-dependent metalloprotease, whose product is MHSLTRLRWAGVLLLIAVVTSPDLVWDGSGTAYAFQEEEGDEPQEGQRGSRGRRGGGEEEEKIKPYGEVITDKAETDEGIFKVHKIEDKYYYEIPRSEMGKDFLWVTTIAKTTLGVGYGGQRLDNRVVRWERRGDQILLRDVEYDIVADPGHPIALAVEAANNPAIIQAFAVKAEGGDDSSPTAVIEVTPLFSREVQEFSARSRLQARNMDRGRSFVDRIDSFPTNIEARATHTYTKPPESGGSGGRRGPQPSSRFRRGMDPGSATVQIHSSMVKLPEDPMMPRLHDERVGYFSVRQTDYSRPEHKAVERRYITRWRLQKKDPSAELSEPLEPIVYWVDPATPPQWIPYVKRGVEKWQAAFEEAGFKNAIICKEAPAPEEDPEWHPEDARYSVIRWLPSDIENASGPHVHDPRTGQILETDIQFYHNVQNLLRSWYFLQVGHLDERAQQFPFPDELMGVLLEYVVAHEVGHTLGFPHNMKASSTYPLEKVRDPEWVRTMSHTPTLMDYSRFNYVAQPEDGIPIEDLIPKIGPYDKWAVMWGYKPIPGASTPDEEKAVLDEWARAQDDKPWLRFSTDGSQGSDPGELTEAVGDADAVAASELGLKNLQRVADMLLDVTTQEGENWDDLDELYGRLLGQWVREMGHVAALVGGFDSQQIHGGQQGVRFQPVSRERQSEAVGFLNENAFVTPQWLIRKEILRRIEPAGVLERVGSAQRRVLGSLLSSNRFNRLVEQEALDPSVAYQPAQFLDDLRRGVFSELYQQSVQVDAYRRNLQRAYLELADSRLNGSDGADDDMRPFLRGELMEISSRAENSLSRAADTASRYHLQDVHDRIERILDPRFPSSDGSDAAGRFGGLDEQLDEETSCWPDLVIRP
- a CDS encoding SRPBCC family protein; the protein is MSQRAPDFVYPIYIAASPEEVWQGLMDRDMTEAYWQHYNVSEWKPGARWEHVRADGSGEVDIAGRVVEVDPPRKLVITWAYPQDIDDESKLSRVTIIIEEMGSDCRLTVTHSQLEPGSDMEHGVTLGWPAVLCNLKTLLETGQTLSDELWAKIVEAAASQ